The Ptychodera flava strain L36383 chromosome 14, AS_Pfla_20210202, whole genome shotgun sequence genome segment CAGCAGATAAATATCACCAAAAAACATACAGCAACTTTTCCCACACCAGACTGCGCTTTTTAAAAGAATTTGGCCTCAACCACATAGTGCCCTCACACATTTCCAGGCAAAGTTTGACGTCAATACTGCTGTGTGACAGATATAGGTTTGCATAAGAGGCGTAGCATTCGTGAAACCCAGGTAAAATTTGTACAGATTGGATGTATTTGAAAGACTTCTTGTTTGAATTGGGAAAACAtaaaaagacaacgaaaagcGGTATTCACAGAGAGGTACACTCTGATTAGGTGGTAGGCAGGTTTACTTTTGAATGTAAACAGTCTGTCTACAATTTACCACTGACTGTTTTTACAAAGACTATGAACATCAAACTGCATTGAGGAAAGGGTGATTCTCTATGTATAGATACAGAAACCTGTGAAATTGCCCACACAAATTGGTGGTATACAACtgtatgtatggatatgacTGTTGTTGATAAGTCTTGGAAATTCAGGCCTGGGTACAATCTAGAAAGGGATGCCATTATCTTGAATTCCACTGGGTTTTTAAAGGACTAGTATGACAATTTGAtcttatttcattatttatttatctatttagttatttatttatttatttatttatttactggttttatttgatttgctttttcatttgttatttattatttattgtttttatttaatttattttttcattaattatttatttacttatttatttacaacACTGTGAACTACATGCTTTCTGATTATTTGACTGTCTGACTagattaaattgaaaaaatagaTCCATCATATTATGATAGCTTCACTTGTTGGCATTTCACTTTTCCCTTTGTATGGACATTGAACTTTGTCtttattttatcatgataaAACTTATATTCACACAACATTtgcaatatgagagagagagagagagagagagagagagagagagagagagagagaggggggagagaCTAGCTGACAAAATACAGTCTTACCTCTCAGTGACAGAAAATAATGATTAATTTCTGGACAAACAGTATATTCATTGCACAAAATCAACATGAAATACAATTCAATAGAAAAGTTGTTTGTTATCATCAACCGATCAGTTCAAATTACATTCTATCATCGGCAGTAATCTGTTGAAGATTTCTGTGTCAGCTAGTATCTTGCCTATGTGAGTTGTGCCTCGCCAGCTCAAGAAGCTAAGAAGCCTTGCAGACATAAAGAGTTTAACCTTTCCGCCCTTTGTTCCATCAACCATGGAATAATCACATTGTTTTCCACAGCTGGTCGATGAATTCTCTGACTACTGGGGAAAACGAGTAGGTTTAAAAGACTTCCAAAGTACACCACATAGTGATTGCACACACAGTTACCGTTCAAGAGCTGCGTGTTATATCGCAACGCATGTAAACATGTCAGCTTAGATAAAATGGCGACAGCGACTGCCTCGTGACGGAGCGCATCCGGTGTTTCACACTTTATCGGCACTACAGTGATATCAGACTTCGTTAACTGCTTCAAACACAAGGGGGACGCGCATCCTCCAAGACTAGAGTCAGTTTTAGCATGTACATGATGTTCACTGTCATTACCACACGCATCAGTTGTTTTGGGATTATCTGAATGTGACTAACAAACTCTCATTGAATCAGAATTCCTCCAGACAGTAAATGACCTCTGGGAGGCCTGGATAATCACATGTGGATTTCTTTCTAAAATCCCTCAACACTTGTTCCAATTAGATCAACACAACCAAATCACTTACTCAATTTTCGTCAATGGATTTGATTGGGCTTTGACTTGATTGTCTTTTCACACACAGGAATGACAATGACGATGTCAGCCGACCACCGATATGAGCGGGGCTTCTTTTTGCGCATGAAATCAACGCTCACCAAGAGGGGAGTACATATCAAGTCTTCGGGCTATAAGGTAAGCAAATGTAAAACACGAGATAATGCGGCAAAGATACATGTAAAGTCTACGTGTACAGTAAGTTTGTAATGACAAGGCAATGTACATGTCGATTACATACAGGTAGTTTGGTCCTCAAAAACATACATATCTGAATGAAatagtttttggaaaaaataaattatctCACCTCTTTTTGTTGCATCCGATGATCAAGTGAGTCTAGTTTGAACATTCAGATACACTGCAATTTCTTAAGATACATGTAGCAAATAAGTCATACAGTAGGCTGTATCATTGATacttttcattgattttaaatttaaagttttcacTCATTTTGTCATATCTGCTGGTTTATGGCGTGTGCAAAAACACCCTTGCTATCAGAAATATTCAGAAATCCTTTAGAAGAGGACTTCAGATGGATGGTTCTGTACATTTAAAGCTTTTTACACTTCTATATCTGTACAGCAGTATTGTTTTCAACTGAAGTAGAATAGGATAATTGCTGTTTTTCGAGATTGCTGAAATGGGACCATCAGTTCTGAACACAACCAGTAAAATTTGGTTACAGGAAATCCAGCTTCGGAGCATATTTACaggttttgtttgtcatttttccaggTTGTTCAAATATCTGGTAGGCTTCGACCTCGAATGATATTGACCCACACACAGCGCCAGCCAGTCACAATCATAGGGTTCGTCGCACTAGCTCATTCACTGCCATCCCCGAACATCAATGAAATTCGCATGGAGTGTGAGATGTTTGTCAGCAAAGCCAATctggatatgaaaatttcattctgtgAACCAAGGTATGTGTTTCTCTTCAGCCAACATTGACAACTGACTTTGTACGATGCAAGTTGTCAAATGTAGTAAACTGCACATGTTAATTTCAGGATTACTATTTCATCTGGTCCCCAAACCCAAGCTTGACAATAACTATACTCCTCTTATACATCCACCATGCACACGTACCCTCCATTGAGTCCAAAATTCTTAGTGCTTACCTTCATTTCAGACTCCGTCAACTTCTTTTTTGGCACTGATCCTAATGTATCAATAAGTGGTCTTTATTCTGTATTTCCGGGCCATCGGCCCAATATATAAACAAAACTCAGATAACATTATTAATCCTAGTGTCTCACTAAAATTTACACTGACCAAATTGCAAAGAACAGGAAAAGAACAATTTCCTAATCAACCAGGCCACATTCCCAACAGAAAAACTTCAGACTTGCATTCGAGCACAAACTTCACAACTTTTCTGTACTTTAAAAACCTTTGACAAATGATCAAACCTGGTAAAACCTTCACTGACAAATCACAATATTTTGACTTTCCTTTgagtattttcatttcatagtTGAATCACTGATGCTGTCTTCCTCATGACAAATataaaattgtgacaaaacaatatttataaCAAAATACAATCATTACCACAATTTGCATCTTAAAGGTAAATGTAAGACAAATAAGGGCAATAATCTTGTGAACGACCGTGCCATACACTTCAGGAAggcatttcaacatttttaaatgTGAAACATGAGACCAATGTAAACCATCTGTTTAGTTCATCACCTCTGCATAAGCAGTTGCATTATGAATGCATCACTCGAAATTTAAACTTGTTTAttgtgaaaactgaaaattgaatttaaaaaaaagcaaaaaaagaaggaaaatagtgcacataatttgttttgaccaaaaatttaatcttttgaCAGATGTTAGTTTTGTTGCTTGGAAgaagaaaaattttgaaatgtgaaaaatcaGACAATAGTGAAATGCATGAGTGCTCATGAAAAAGAGATGTAAGACAAAAAGACAATATATGACAAAGTCATTCATAATTTTCACTGTTCCCAACTACCATTCACATATCGTGTATGTTAGCTGATAATATATGGGATTCATATCTTGCTTTCTCTCACTGTGGATTTAACTGTAATGCCTACATGTCAAGGTATTTTTTTATAAGTCAAGATCTATGCCGAGATCAAGCAGGGGCAAAAACAACAGTTCACCTAGCTGACCCTAATAAAGTCAGCTTTACTGTGAAGGTGCGGACAATATTTTACTACTCAGGGCATAAATGTCAGGATATACCTATGACATTATATTTTAAGGGTAACTATAAAACAGTTGGACGTGGGAAAGATGAGATCAGCCAATGATATGCCATGATCTACCCGCAGATATCACCCATCTTCagaaatttgttacttttttagCTGGATATAGGCCTAATAAAGTACTGGCTGGAGACAAGACACAGAAGTTGCTATTAGAAAGTGTCACTGCATATAAAATAACCATAGGGAGACATTTGCAGACACTCATAAAGACTTGATTACAGTCCTTCTCAGATGCTAAATAAATGGATGATGGTGGAAAGATGATAGTCAATGACACATCTTCCTGACCTGTTCCTCCATTATTTGATACtcgtaaaaataataaaactgtCAGCTTTGGTTTAGACGGGATATCAATAAATCAGTCACCTAGCAAATTAGAAATGTCAGACCTGAAGACAAAATCATGGGCTCCGTGTTGCTCACAAAGGATGTCAGATGTGAGAAGCTGAGAATGAGCCCCCTAGAGCCTCATTCTGGAGAGCATTGAAAttttagtctggttccctgacccatttccccggtagagggcgtggggaaatatagggtcaggtaccgggtagccatcttgaacagaattttgttcaagatggctgaggttagtcacctgacagaacatgctacaacaaatatggctgctaccatgaaaacgccggtcaaaattcgactggatcagaattatgttcgaacactggtatccgaaccaaaaacattggcacacgagacgggaaacataaactgaaaggattaatccagaagtatggggaaatagaggtgattgaaggctggctgtgatatcgcagcagtacttgttgcgtgtatcgaacgcgctagggtcattgaggtcatcgcagACTTTGGCGTGACCCctatgacccgagcacgttcgatacacgccacaactactgctgcgatatcacagctaattgaaagcaaactttgttggaactgtgagcgacgattgatttcgatggatagaatggtgtccgaatttcgtgaaaaatgccaggcatcatgtcgacgttctaaaagtattaagaggtgtgctaagtcacagtggctaaatcatggaggtagaaagtctttctttctacctccacggctttgtggtacaaacaagaagttggtgtcaagtgagcctgaaagtgcgaaacccaagaaagatgagaaaacgttacaagtgttactttcatccaataacagcttgttttattttaacccaatagcgtccatgtttacattagccggtacctgaccctatatttcccacgccctctaccggggaaatgggtcagggaaccagactattgAAATTTATGAGCCGTGAACTGTAGAGGGCAGCCTTGTTCAGTCAGTGGAAAGGAGTCTTACAGTTCAAGGAACATAAAATGGGAATTTAACACATATAAACTGACATATTAACCTTCCAGTTACATCATAAATGAAATATAACAACATTTAACgtttttacaaacaaaatttcCGTGCTGTTTGATTGCAGAATAAATCACTACATGGATTTGACGCCTAGTGATGTTTTAGGAAAGAGTGTATATGATTTCCTACATGCAGAGGATGTTGCTGAAATGAGAACGAGTCATTTTGACCGTGagtattcaaataaatatagtcTGTAGTGTCCAACTTCCTAATATTATTTAAGTTTTGTTGACATTGTGTATAATGATTAAGACAGGAACTTGATGACAAAACTTGTAGGGATTAacgtttcatcatttttatccTCTTGCTTCTTGTGCCATTTCCAAGTGTTGAACAAGGGTCAAGTCGTAACCAAGTATTTCAGATGGATGACCAAAAGTGGTGGCTATATCTGGATCCAAACTAGTGCAACCATCACCTCTACAAAGAATACCAATGAACGGTTGGTTGTGTGTATCAACTACATTCTCAGGTATGGACTACTATTTTGATGGCTGGACCTCACCTAAACTTTCATGAAATATCTACAATTGTTTTGTTTCCACAAAATAAGGGAGGTTTGCCATGCCTTTTTCgttcatttatttcaaaacttgagCACCTGATATTTCAACGTGTCATGTCTGTTTTGTAGCTAACCTATAAATCACTGAATTGTTTACGTGATTGCAATATAGTGTTATCATTCTATTCCATACAATATACAGAgtgtttgatattttgtcaGAGTATTCCATTGGCACTTTGTGCATTTTGCATTCACATCAGTGGCAAACACATGTAGTAAAGTCTTCATATATAGTGCATAGTGCATTTTTATATTTGACTTGCATGCACACATAAAATTGCCCAGTGTGGGttccaaaaatatatgtttacaTCAATGTGCAGTTTGGGTTGTAATTATGAATTTTATAGTAgaactatacattgtaggctgcAAGTTACGGTATACCTGATTGTGCTCTTTCAGATAGCCTTAGTAAATTTCTGTTCAGGTCTCAGTGAGTAAATGTTCTGTTTTGCCAACActctaaattttgaaacatagaTAGGTAAGCTGTTGAATACACGTACAGGAAAATGAAAACAGGTTCAATTGGCTTTCTCAGTTGATAAACAGaacagcatacatgtatatcaacagAAATTGGGTACTGTTTCACCTGTCAGTATAACTCGATGGTGGGAATACGAATGCCACAAACAAAGTAAAAGTCATATATGGCATGGTTTTCAGATACGACATCACCAAAGAAGTAAATTTCTGTGAGAAACGTTTGTACGTTTGCATTTCATGAAAAGCTACCAACATGCAGAGGATGTAAAAGATGCAAAACAGAATACATTCCATATTTTGGCCAGACTTGTAAAGACACGAGCAAATTATGGTCAAAGTCAATACCATCATTTAATCATCTTGTTTCTTTTTCAGTCAAGTAGAATACAAAAACTGTGTGATGGATATCTCTCAGCTACCAAACAGACCCACCGATGAAACCTCAGAGTCATCCAATACATCAGAAAGTGAAGCTGATTCAAGTAGTGACTCAGGTATGACAGCCGTGCTGCCTTTCTCCATGCTACAGACCTGTCAGATAGGGGAGAGCAAAATCATACCAAGTTTGGATATCCCTTGACCAGTAACCTACAGAAAACCAATGAATGTTAAATCTGGCCTTGGGACACTGCATTGTCATTCAGTTGCATTGCTTTTACATAGTCAGAAGGTCCCATGCATAGTATACACGTACATCACATCAAACACAGTGTGATCCTTCTACGATTATAGTGTTGGTCCTCAGATATTGTTGTTGATCTCCAGTATCACCACAACTCTCCTTTTTttcataaacaataaatataaaGCAGACATAGAGATAAATAATGCTTATGCTTCTTTGGTATAACTTCATGCATATTACTTTTTCTCTTTACAACATACAGAATAATACATACAGAagaaaacatacagaatatagTTGAATCATTTCATATGTCATCAGCAGTAGAATACTGATTAAATTTGCCTTTCTCATCAACAATATCTGCACGTGAACACTGCTTCTAACTATTTCTATCATAGAGAAGTGTAAGCTAAAGCCTcataacttttgctcaaaccttcctcGGGGAAACTTtctaccattctcttacaaaaataatgaatatcAATCAGGAGTCACCaggcaaattttagtactagagaaaaaaatgtacaaaaatttctgatatggaaaataaaaatggCTGCATCTCTATGTCaagtctatggggaaaaattaaatgttcgatattcacaaaactatgatggtgaaaagtttaAACTTCAGTTGTGAGATTTTATTGTTAATTGCCTTAACGGCATATGTCCTTGTAAGTTTATAACTATAAGCTGAAGCATACCTGAAATTAAGTTTcagaggaaaacaaaagacagcaAACAAACCTGATGTGTGAGATCATAAAACAAGCCTGTTTAACAATACTGTCTTTGCTTACAGATGAGGAAGCTGATCCCAAGGAGAGCTCACACAACAGTGATGACAGTGAAAATAGAGACCATGGCTCCAAAAGAAGAAACCACTCCACCCAGAATAAGCACACCTCAAAGAAAGGCAAGAAACGGGCAAAGGGACCTGGCGGGAAAGGTGccaaaaagcaaaaatatgaGCAAAGACAACACAGGGACATTGGGGACACAAAAGTAATAACAGCTGTAAAACAGCACGTATTAGTCAATTCTGAGGAACCAAAAGTGAATGATGTAGCAGAAGAGATGGAAGAAAAAGTGTCTAAAGGGACACAACAGTCTGAAAGAACTGATGTTATCAGTGAGGATTCTATCAAAAGGAGAGGACGGCCAAGAAAACGCAAAGTCATCCAACATGTCAATTCTTGCAACAGCCGAGAGAGCAGTACAGGGGCTGGCAGTTCAGATGTAGCCCCTCATATTGAAGGTGCTAAAACTTCTCCACCCATCACAAATGATCAAAACCCCTGTATTCCGTCCCCTCAATTCGACAACGGTATAGGGGTCAAGTCAGAACGCCAGGAGACTGACTTCCAGCTGGAAAGCTGGGACAACCCACCAAATCGGGAGATCACTCGCGAGCAGGCCACACTGCTCGACACGCCAGATAGCCCCTTCACCAGAAATCAAAGCCTGCACCGAAACATCAATCAGTCGCCAGTTAGCCAATCACCGATGAGTATACATGACATTCCAAAGAGCCCTTTTCAGAAGACATCATCAATATCAAGTCCAAGTACAGGAGTGCCAGAATCAGTGCTCACACCACCGGCAACAGAGACCACCAAGTCAGGATTCGTTCTGCCACCAGTTAGTTCGTTGACCCCATCAGTGATTAACATTACCCACAATGACTCACACCACCCTTTAAACCCACCGACATCGCTGTCTCCAATGGAGACAAGCAAAGACAACCAACCCTCTTCAGAAACTGTGACATCTATCAGTGCCATTGCGAGTGCACATGCTAGTCTCTTAGCCAATCTTACACCCCAAGCTGCCAAAGAGTCTGTGATAAACATCCATCCACACGTACTCACCACTGATTCGGTGACCACAGCATATGCTGGCATGCCCTACGCTAGTTACGACAAGTACACATACTCGCCATACGGAACTGCTATGAACTTGGCCACCCACGCAGCGGCTTACCAAGGTAACCACTACAGCCATGTCTCACCCTATGGCAATTACACACAAAGTCAAGAGACTCCCATGGACTTGACCTACGGAAGTGGCTACGGCTCTCACATGCAAATTGTGCGACCTGAAATCTTACAGAATGTCGCCAAGCAGCAGTACCTCGGCGGGGCCAAGTCACCATATGCAGCATTCGCAGATGCACACGATCAGCTGTCCAAGCTACACAGTAAGAGCAACGCTGATGTTTCTGGTGGTGGCCAGCAGAAAGTTTGACACATGTAAAAATGTCTCCTATCCAAAATGAAGAGTACTTCCTCCCctaaaccccctccccccttctTTGTACCCCAAACAATCCTCTATGAGGTACGGCAATTGAAGAAAAATGTGACTGTAAAGTGATGATAGTGATTTGTGATTCTTTGTGTTCCCTGTATCAGTATTTTGTACACATATCATCACCtttgttttatttcttgtgtttgaatttacaGTATGGGATGAAAAAAGTACATCTGATTCATACATCACCATGCcaagtaaaaaaaatttaaatagaAATCAGAAACAACCagagaaaataattattttcgATCACATTTGCCAACATGTCAGACATGATATGCAGTTACTTCATTATCACATAATAATATCATTTTATAAAAATGACACAAAGTTAGGTagaatttctttcaaattcacTCAAAAATAGTTCAATAATTGTCACTTTATGTGACAATTTGTTCCAAACTATTcagcattttgtttttttagaaTTACAATGTACTGCTTCCAGTAAAACATTGACTAGCAGGTGAGAGATTTGAGATGTTAGCACGCAACAAAGATGAACATAGAGTCAAAAACTATAATACAAttgtaaaaagtcaaaaaaaaattgaaataatgacataaataaAAAAGTTCCCATATATGCAGTTTGAGTACCATGTGTGCAGTCTCGCTGCCATTCCTTTGCAGAGTACACtgtttgattttttcctttttttcagtaAGCTTCCATTTTGgtacaaagaaagaaaaaaaagggcaaaaaatttcatttatatttcaaattttatgtgTGCATTAAACTTTTTAACAAATCCCTCATTTGGGTTATAAAGAAACTGTTCCACTTTAATAAACGACAAAAACTTTTGAAATCTTAAGCAGGCTAGTGTGAAGTACATGTGGCTTGAGATTTCTCCTTTTCTCCTATGGAATAGGACTGCAGAagcaattttcatttcaattttgcaaagTACTATAAAAAAGACGACAACAAAGTAAACGCTTGTGAAGCAATGTGTCATCCCCAATCTAATTGGGTGTGTTATATGTTGAGAAGTAGTGTGCTGTGAGCCAAAAGAAAAATGCCCTCAATCTAATTGAGACTAAAtgcttttgttttcattttcatttgcattCCATTATCAATCAACTCATGATGTGTCAGCTACTTTACCAAGTATTGTAGATTTCAATAGACCTCATTCCCGGACCATTTCTAGAGACCTTCATGTAGTAACTCCTTAGCTTTTTCCCTGACAAAtcttataaaaaaatattttttctaagACACAGAAAGTATAATGCTGCAAATTTTTAGAACAGAAACGATATCAATTTTTattgtgcaaaaatatttcagtttaGTTTTTGAATTCAGGCACAATATCCATGCTGAAAGCCAATATAACGTGTTCCTGTCTATTTTAAACATTTCATAATATCcacgtttttgtttttgtttgttgttttattttttgttttattggaTATTTTTGTTGCTTGTCAGAAGCAACTGCCATTAAAAACATTATACTTGCCAATAGATAAGATTTTAGTTACAATTTGAAGTTGATTAATAGTGTACACTTTGTTTCAAGATTTTACAGAACAGTCTGTTCCTGAGTAGTCGACAATGATAGCATACTGTAAAAGTAGTTAAAACACCTGTGAACTGTTTACAGGGTGTGTTATTAATCAGGCATTGAGCTTGCCAAGATCAGATTATTCCAAAGCAAATGGAAATATGATTGTATCAAGGGCTAATGTTATAACAATGACACAGAGACCAAGTTCTGAATGATATAATTTAGTCTGTCTTTTCCTCTGTTGTAGTGCAATTGCCTGTCCTGTGTCTTGTTGAAATATCCAACTCAATTTAACATGCCAAAATAAAACTAGAGGCCAAATATTATAGTCAGTGCCAAGACAAAGAGTGTTCATAGACCGAAACCTGAATTGGTGAGTTTTTATTCATAGTGCTACATTATTCCACAACTTACAGTTATA includes the following:
- the LOC139150200 gene encoding neuronal PAS domain-containing protein 3-like isoform X5, yielding MAPAKKAKGTRGNNSQTDTTAPPERNARIIAIRKEKSRDAARSRRGKENYEFYELAKMLPLPGAITSQLDKASIIRLTISYLRMRDFATQGDPPWNVIREIPPNTSVLQKDFKMPRRRSASVIATEVFEHHLGSHLLQSLDGFLFALTSDGRFLYVSETVSIYLGLSQVELTGSSVFDYVHPADHAELAEQLGMKLPPKTSGSSAEGGSGSGSSAASTPTVSSPHTPQQGMTMTMSADHRYERGFFLRMKSTLTKRGVHIKSSGYKVVQISGRLRPRMILTHTQRQPVTIIGFVALAHSLPSPNINEIRMECEMFVSKANLDMKISFCEPRINHYMDLTPSDVLGKSVYDFLHAEDVAEMRTSHFDLLNKGQVVTKYFRWMTKSGGYIWIQTSATITSTKNTNERLVVCINYILSQVEYKNCVMDISQLPNRPTDETSESSNTSESEADSSSDSDEEADPKESSHNSDDSENRDHGSKRRNHSTQNKHTSKKGKKRAKGPGGKGAKKQKYEQRQHRDIGDTKVITAVKQHVLVNSEEPKVNDVAEEMEEKVSKGTQQSERTDVISEDSIKRRGRPRKRKVIQHVNSCNSRESSTGAGSSDVAPHIEGAKTSPPITNDQNPCIPSPQFDNGIGVKSERQETDFQLESWDNPPNREITREQATLLDTPDSPFTRNQSLHRNINQSPVSQSPMSIHDIPKSPFQKTSSISSPSTGVPESVLTPPATETTKSGFVLPPVSSLTPSVINITHNDSHHPLNPPTSLSPMETSKDNQPSSETVTSISAIASAHASLLANLTPQAAKESVINIHPHVLTTDSVTTAYAGMPYASYDKYTYSPYGTAMNLATHAAAYQGNHYSHVSPYGNYTQSQETPMDLTYGSGYGSHMQIVRPEILQNVAKQQYLGGAKSPYAAFADAHDQLSKLHSKSNADVSGGGQQKV